The nucleotide window aaaattcaaatccaGCTATTTTTGACGTTTCTGAAAGGTTACTAAAGGATTCTGTATCGATGTGTCAATTGGATGATACCACGTATATATTAGAACTTCGCCAGTATTGTTTAGAATTGTTTATCGAACTAAGCAAAGAAAGGGAAATGCTGGAATCGCCTGATGATCTTGACAACGATGTTATAGACTTGTGTTTTATTAACTTCCCACTTGAAACTAATAACCAAATTTCCATGATGTTCTATCGCATTTTGCAAAAATCTCTAAGCAAATTATCCATTAATGTAATTGAGCCCTATTATGATCAGTTAATGGATATTATTCTCCAAGAAAAGAAGCAGGGGAATATTAATCAAATAAGAATCGCTGTCTATTTGCTTGAAAGTGTAATCAGTGAAAGACAACAGAGGGCTATTATCGATTACGAGTTTAAAGgacaagaacaaaatcaaaaacagTTGGAGAAAGATTTAGACATTAGCGATGATCaatataaagaagaatttaagTTACCAGGCAAATtagtaaaaaaattaattgagAATTTTCCACAAGAATACTTGGAATATGAGAAGAAACAGGAATTTCTACATTATTTGTGGCAATGGCATTTggttttcattttcttcaaggaTGTCTCTTATAATATGCGCCAATTGTTTATTGAGCAATTAAATGAGAACGATTTGATCAACAAGATGtttgattttatttctGATCAAATTGACTTCCAAGATACCAAGTTTTGGAAACAAGAGAACTCTGATGCCATATCAACTTATAGTATTTTGGAAACAAGCTTTTCACCGTATGAAGATGACATGTTTCTGGAGTGTAAGAGACTGTTGGGAAACTCACTCTATGAGCTATTCAATAATGTTGGTTCTTTAACTAATAAATGGTGGTTGAATATTAAGGATAGAAGTTtacagaaaaaaattgaagaattcgTTTCCGAGTTCGTCTCACctattttaatttcacaTGAATTGACTGAAGTATCTTCCAAGAAATCACGTTTGACAGAAAAAGATGAAGCATTAACCATTAAAATAAACGATATAACCAATGAAGTGCGGGCAAGTTATCTGATCGATGAACAGAAATTGGAACTATCATTTAAACTTCCTGCAAACTATCCCTTGACAAATGTTCAGGTAGTCGGTGGACCTCGTGTTGGCATAAGTGAACAAAAGTGGAAACAGTGGCTAATGTCCACACAACATATTATTACTGCAATGAATGGTTCCGTATTAGATTCCTTGGAATTATTTAGTAAGAATGTCAACCTCCAATTTTCAGGATTTGAAGAGTGTGCAATCTGTTATTCTATTCTTCATGCAGTTGACAGAAAGCTGCCTACTAAGACATGTCCAACCTGTAAAAACAAGTTCCATGGTGCTTGTTTATATAAATGGTTCAGATCTTCCGGTAACAACACTTGTCCATTGTGTCGTAGTGAGATACCTCTCCATAGATAGCATAAATAGTTATAGAAGTAATGTACCACCAATACGTATGTTTGTTAGCTGTCAAAGTCGACTCACTTTATGTCTTCCAATTTATTGACGGATTTTTGACCGAAAAATTACAATGGGCACGTGGAAAGAAGTTGCAAATAATGAACTGCATCGTGACGTTAGTAAACATAACCAACAAACAATAGGGGCGTCGACACATTTAAATCTTGGCCATTCTTGAGTGAGACTTAAATTTTCCTTTCCATTAGTTCCCTGAAGAAACAAGGATTTTTGCATATGAACTAGCAACCTATGAAAATCATATCTaagagaagaattagatTCATAATCTACATTGTGTTTGCTGTGACCTTGGTGACCTTATTGGTTAGGGGCATTGTCCAGTTCCAATTAAATGgtgaaattaaatattacAAGCATTTCTTTAAGCAGAAAAGAGACACATTACAAGATATCTATAATCCATTGGATATCAAACAAATACCGCAAGAAGCCATCGATGAATTGTATGCTACTACATTAGAGAAAACTGAAAAGACAGGTCAGACCATTGATTGGTCTAAGTTTGCATATGTTAATTATGTGACAGATGCTGCTTATTTGTGCAACACtcttattttatttgaaaaattgaagacaGAATATGGCACGAAGGCTcagttgttgttattaatATCGAAGGATTTAGTTGATCCAGAACAATCAAGTAATATTGATTTGATAACGATGCTGTTAGATAAGATACGCAGCATTGATAATGAGCAAATTGTCATTAAACCTATCGATAACATTGTGAAACCACAAGATTATACTCCATGGAATGAAAGTTTGACGAAATTACTAGTATTTAATCAAACCGAATATGAACGTATCATTTATTTAGATAACGATGCAGTTTTAAGAGATAAccttgatgaattatttttcattccaaATTACATTAAATTTGCTGCTCCCGTCACGTATTGGTTCTTATCTGAGAAGGATATGGAAAAGGCATATCATTCGTTAAAGCACGATGAGAAGGTGTCAACAAACTTGAATACATACACCAAAAAGCTTCTACCAagaattaagaaaaataagatGATATACAATCATTTACCCATGTTGCCTCCATCCTTGTATTTAAATTCTGAAAATGTTGCACAAGAAATAATTGGCTCCACATCATCAGCTTCACCACTATTTGATTTCCATACGGGGAAGAAATCAGGTAAAGTTAAATTTGCCTCAAATTTGATGGTTATTAAACCTTCCCAAGTAACATTTCAGAATATATTAGATTATGCATTACCTAAGGTTGTTgataaaaaagaaaagtacGATATGGATTTGatcaatgaagaattgtattctttgaaaagaattatctataatcaatttcaattgttcaggaaaatgaaaaatgcCTTCAAACCTGAAGTTTTGATTCTTCCCTTTGGTAGGTATGGTCTTTTAACGGGGTCcttaagaaataaaaacCACTATTCGATGATGGCCAATGATGTCCTGGGTTATAAACGATTAACAGAAGATGGGAAGGAAATTCCAGTACTAATCGATGAAACAGTATCTCAATgcaaatatattcatttttcagACTACCCACTGGGTAAGCCATGGAATTATGCATcctttaaagaatttgaatgtaCAGttgatgaaaagaatgCAAAGGATCTAGAAACAGAGCGTAGAGCATGCGAGGTTTGGAATGGCATCTATGAAACATATCTAGAAACTAGAAAAATATGTGCcatataaagaaaatcttCCTCATTTATACATTATATAGACGATAGTTGATTTTAAACCAATTGACTCAGTTGACATCGAAAAGATGAGTAAGATAGTGAATCTTCTCTTTGACAAACACGTCTCAAACCCCAGAAACATCTCTGTCCAAATTTCACTTTGTCGCAGAGGGTAACTGATATGTagattttggaaaattttcatGAAGTCTTATAAAAATATGGTTTGGAGTATTCAACGTTGTTATTAGATGGTGTCTTCgcttcaaataaatttcttttacacttaaaataaataaccATTGATTGATTTCTAGCTTGTTGGACTAATATACGAGtgtctttttattttcatttttatgGGAAGACATCAGAATTCGAAAAACCTAACTCTTCCGATAAAGAgtctttattttgaataattgattattCGTCCAGATCCGTTATGATACAGGGCTATTAACCTTACCATGGTACTTCCAAATGACGGAATTTGATGGATCTTTGTTTATTACACATGGGACGCATATTAACTATTCACATTGTTTTACATTTAGTATTTATTTGGTTCATTCCGCTGGGCAAAAAAAGTATTTATGAgtttttcatttatatCTTAAGTTCCGGTTCATAATTCTCTGTGGCTGTTTGGGATAGTTTCATACGTTTTTCCTCCATATAGTATGCTATTTTGAATGGTCAAATTTAAGGTTAGTTATAGGAATGGCCAACGAATATTAGTAAGATGATCAGTTATTGGCCTCTCGTAATGAATGAGATATGTTGAAAACGTTGGATGTCGCTGTGCTGAGTACCTTTCTAGTTCGGTTCATGATATAAATCAGGATTGTATTTTTAATTGTGTGACGTAAAGATAGGAAGTTGTTAATGTTTTTTTTGTTCCGATGTTAAGATTTACGAGtttatttcttcatatGAGTTTAGTTTATTGATATCATAGAGTCAAAATCCCTTTTAATCGCTCATCTATTGTATCTTTGCAAGATTTAATCAATAATAGAATGCAGTTTCATAACAGGGAGAAATTATAATTTAAATAGCCACATTATTGTCTTTGTAAAAacttgtttttgaaaaggCCTCATCttaaattgataattcttcttttcgAGTGAATACATATCATGAATACTATTACATAGCTAgtgatgataatttgagcaaacttcaaaataaacTACGAGTGAAAGGCTGAGAGAGAGTAATTATGCATAAACTTTGTCCACCTCATATTGAACTGCATCTAAGATCATCTTTCTCGCAAAAGTAACATATGAATTTTCAGGTGCCCATTCTTCAGGGAAAATTACTAAAACATGTAATACTTCAGTTCCATTAAGGCCTTGTTGTTTCTCATGTAGAGGTGGGGTGTGTGCTTTTCTGGTGTCATGGTTCACCTTAAACCTTAGATTGCTTGGAAATAACGGTTTCAAAACCCTTCCTATTGTATTTGCATCTCTATGTCATTGATTGTAACTGAGCTTAGGTGGTCATTTTACATCCTGCTAGATGAATTGAGCTCAGAGTAATATGCGCTCAAATTCCGTCCCTGTTCTTATGGCTGTACCACACCCTAAAGTTTGGAGATTGTTTAGCCACCATTGCTTCTCGTATCCCCTTATTAGATTACCAAATGCTAATCTCTTTGTCAACTAACGACGTCGTAGCACATCTTTTCTTAGCTGCTAAAACCAGGAAAAAAGTGTCACAAAAACGATTGCGCTGACcgaaatttcaaaaacttcTTGTAATATAAAAACTAAGAACAAGTTCAACAGTTTACTCTTTCTAGTACCAACACCATTTTGATCTTGGACTTGATCCTTTCAACAAGACAGCATTGAGATCGTTTGAAAATGGAGACTGAAAGAACAAATCAAGAGATTAGATTCCCAAAGCAGGTACATTTAAGCATTGAAGGTCACGATCGACACCAAATGATCAACCCTGAGAACAACTTCAGTTTTGATGACAATTATACAACACGAACGGGATAAGATTAGCCCTGGTATAAACAGCTTTACAAAAAGATCAGACCTTctttttctatttttacGCTGGCTACAGCAACCGCTGGATTGGTATTGATTTGCCTGCCATTAAAGAAAACCACCAGGGGAAACACAGGTAGGTGTGGGTGGACTTATAAATcttattgtttgttttcaCTTTATAATATTGTGGGCTATTTTTGCCATAGTTGAAAGATACAGGGACCatgaaaatatttgtaGTCTTCATAAACCTGttttcatattcaaaaatttgctttaatttattatgGCAAAAATAGCCCATATTATGataaaggaaaatataataataagagTGATAAGCCCACCCACACCCATTTGTGTTTCACTAGGTGGCTTCCTTAGCGCCAGGGAACTCAATACCACTCTAGGGATTGCACCGACCAAACTAATAATGGAAAAAGACGGCCTGATATTGTTGTAAAGCCGTTTATACCAGGGCTGCTCTTGCCCTGGTTGGACTGTAGTATCCTCAAAGTTGAAGTTGTTCTCAGGGTTGATCATTTGGTGTCGATCGTGACCTTCACTACGTAAGTATACTTGCTCTGGGTAtctaatttcttgatttgTTCTTTCAGTCTCCATTTTCAAACGATCTCAAAGCTGTCTTGTTAAAAGGACCAAGTCCAAAATTAAAACAATGTACTTACTAGAAAGAGTAAAGAGTTGAgattgtttttcttttttatattacaaggagtttttgaaattgcCCTGTCTGGGCTGTATaattatcttcaaagtTGAAGTTGTGCAACTGTTTACTAAAAACACAGCACTTTACAGAAATATAAATTAAAGTATAAGGCGTGAACTCTTCTCCATGTTTAATATataaaagatattattataattgataatatatataatttaatcAGATAGCAGCTTTATTATGAGGGTTATAATGTGGCGAAATTCATTGGCTACTAAATATAGTCCTGAATGAATGACATAATTATACAACAACTGTTTGTTCCTTAAgctatatatatataagtTCAATATTCATTCGTTAACCTAGACAATTtctaaataaaaatattggCGAAAGAGATTACATGTAAGCCTTAAATATTCGAAGCTTTTTAGAATACCTTATCCAAAGAAGGATCCAATGAGGTGCATTGAATACATAAAGGCCATCCAAAGACAATTATATAATAGGAGTACTTCTTCTGCCGTCTGTTGTTTTATTATGTCAAAGCACAGGAAAACgcaaaaaataaaagctAAAATATCcccaataataatgtacGTTTTGCATTTTGAGGTACCATACAAAAAGGTTGCTGCCccagcaacaacaatgtAGATGCAAATATAAAGACAACATATACTTATTTTACCTGCTATGCCCATTTTCTTTGGGTCGTTCTTTTCAGCAGCATCCACAATTCCTTTCTCGATGTCCTTTGTTGCCCACATATCACTTCCCATTGACTGATTCTTTGTGTTTAGTAGTTTTAGTAGTTGTTCAAGTAAATGTCCAGTTTAAGAAGGTAAACCACCTTTATTTGCTTCCATTGAATGTTTGTCTgcaatttttcatttttaagGGACTATCTTTGAAATGCGattttatttacaattCGAGAATATATGTCAGTAATGCATAAGAAAATTGTAGCTTGAGAAAAAACATCAACTAAACCTAAGCTAATATATCTCGGGAGCACACGTATAGCGAAATTCTATTCTTACTGCAGAAAACTCGTATATCCTTGAAAGGTACCTTGTTGTGTGGCTCTTAAAACAATGAATTgatatattatttgtttgtttccTAACGAATacttattattatttgatacTACATAGCTAGCGATAATGATgacaatgatgatgatgatgatgatgatgatgatgatgatgatgatgataatttcttatcGAGTATTAGCGAATTTCAAAgcagaaagagaaaattgaatcatGCATAAACTTGATCCACTTCATATTGAACTGCATCCAAGATCatctttctctttaatttttgagCTGAAGTAACATATGAATTTTCAGGAGTCCATTCTTCAGGGAAAATTACTACACCCTGtaataattcaattccATTTAGTCCTTGTGCCTTACCTGTCTTCAACATATCTTCACAGATTAAACGTTGTAGTTTCTTATCATGTATATGAGACTCCACATCatcattcttcttcattattccATTCTTGACTGCTAGGGTGGCTAATGGTGCCAAATTTGGAACAATAATACCCACTGGTTTCACCTTTGTTTGATCAGCATAAACACAAATATTTTGCACATATTGATTTGTTCTATACACggattccaatttttccaatgCAATGTATTCCCCATTTAACGTTTTCACtaaattcttctttctaTCTATGACTCTAACTTGACCCTTTGGTGTCCATTCAGCAATGTCACCCGTCTTAAACCAACCATCTTCTGTAAGAGCATTTTTAGTTTCTTCTGGGTTTTTATAATATTCGGGCATCACTGGTGGTCCCTTTAGCCATAATTCACCTTGATTATTCTTGGCAAAATATCCTAGTTCTTCACAATCCACTAATTTAGCAGTAATGGAACCTGTTAAATCACCAGCCACACCGTATTCGAAATGATCTAATTGAACCACGGTTGTGTTTGCCACAGTTTCAGTTAACCCATAACCTATTAGCATGGGACAAAGTAATATCGATAAGAATTCTTGAGTATCTCTACTAATGGGGGATCCACCATTTAAAGTGACTCTTAATTGACCACCTGTAGCCTGTTTAACTTTTTTAAAGATGATATTAGCAAGGAAATTACCACCTGGATAACCATGTTTTTTGGCATTATAAGCGAACCAGAAAATCTTTTGAGTAATCTTGGgtaatttattcaattgagtCAATATTCCCTTCCTTACAGTTTCCCAAACGGCAGCAACACCTACCATAATAGTTGGtttaaattcaatcaaGTCACCTTGACAAT belongs to Naumovozyma castellii chromosome 3, complete genome and includes:
- the NCAS0C00690 gene encoding uncharacterized protein (ancestral locus Anc_8.798), encoding MKIISKRRIRFIIYIVFAVTLVTLLVRGIVQFQLNGEIKYYKHFFKQKRDTLQDIYNPLDIKQIPQEAIDELYATTLEKTEKTGQTIDWSKFAYVNYVTDAAYLCNTLILFEKLKTEYGTKAQLLLLISKDLVDPEQSSNIDLITMLLDKIRSIDNEQIVIKPIDNIVKPQDYTPWNESLTKLLVFNQTEYERIIYLDNDAVLRDNLDELFFIPNYIKFAAPVTYWFLSEKDMEKAYHSLKHDEKVSTNLNTYTKKLLPRIKKNKMIYNHLPMLPPSLYLNSENVAQEIIGSTSSASPLFDFHTGKKSGKVKFASNLMVIKPSQVTFQNILDYALPKVVDKKEKYDMDLINEELYSLKRIIYNQFQLFRKMKNAFKPEVLILPFGRYGLLTGSLRNKNHYSMMANDVLGYKRLTEDGKEIPVLIDETVSQCKYIHFSDYPLGKPWNYASFKEFECTVDEKNAKDLETERRACEVWNGIYETYLETRKICAI